From the Lathyrus oleraceus cultivar Zhongwan6 chromosome 4, CAAS_Psat_ZW6_1.0, whole genome shotgun sequence genome, one window contains:
- the LOC127137763 gene encoding uncharacterized protein LOC127137763, with translation MGHKQKNDCAELLKISKLIIWDEAPMAQKYCFEALDKTLKDIMTGSKSSNIIFGRKVVAFDGLIPDKEYLSSATVDNYDVNGNEAFDILTKKFHNTLITSGLPNHIIKLKIGTLIMLLRNIDQSEGLCNGTRLIVTRLANHVIEAKIISGKNVRALIYIPRMDISPT, from the exons ATGGGGCATAAGCAAAAAAACGATTGTGCTGAGCTTCTAAAAATTTCCAAGTTAATCATTTGGGACGAAGCTCCAATGGCTCAAAAATATTGTTTTGAAGCATTGGATAAAACACTCAAAGATATTATGACTGGATCAAAATCTTCAAACATAATATTTGGAAGAAAGGTTGTTGCTTTCGATG GTTTGATACCAG ACAAGGAGTATCTTAGCTCGGCTACAGTGGATAATTATGATGTAAATGGAAATGAAGCTTTCGACATTTTGACGAAAAAGTTTCATAACACACTTATAACCTCAGGTCTTCCTAATCACATAATTAAATTGAAAATTGGCACACTGATAATGCTTCTCAGAAATATTGATCAATCAGAGGGACTTTGCAATGGAACAAGACTTATTGTTACAAGATTGGCAAACCATGTGATAGAAGCGAAGATTATATCTGGAAAGAATGTTAGGGCTTTAATTTATATTCCAAGAATGGACATTTCTCCCACTTAG